A single region of the Lacipirellulaceae bacterium genome encodes:
- a CDS encoding G8 domain-containing protein produces MALYSARWQQFLDHLYRNRSKRDHCRGTVINRGLRIESLEERRLLSVSQVYLNSNTSKLTFVGSDVADTAVVSESIPGIIDVSFHHDGQLSEVSFDTTSVSSIVFYGNGGDDSFTNLTSLNVLAFGNAGNDYLQSSTGVDVLNGDEGDDILLGGGGDDVLRGGVGNDILFGEAGDDFLSGNVGDDWISGQAGNDRIYGHAGNDRLEGGDGDDALWGDTGHDIIEGHAGNDQLDGAQGADILIGDAGNDVLNGGTEDDYLIGGSGEDLLGGGSGNDQLEGGEGDDLLNGHDGNDRLVGGENNDRLNGGNGDDELSGGTGDDRLYGDQDDDRLTGEDGNDYLQGGLGDDHLIGGEGADNAYGNDGNDILEGGSGNDTLEGGDGSDQIHGGLGDDLLRGSAGNDLLLADAGADRLYGDEDSDILLGAAGDDYINGGTGSDYLSGGTGSDFLLGGQGDDSLYGGADVDSLFGGFGNDTLAGGDHDDNLRGEEGADTLLGNEGNDQLYGEDGADRLFGGTGDDYLSGGDQDDELDGGLGDDFLTAGVGNDNLNGQDGSDVLYGAEGNDALHGGPGDDKIYGEHGDDLLIGDDGNDQLRGEDGADQLFGGTGDDYLNGGNQDDQLDGGSGNDFLTAGVGNDSLSGQEGNDALYGSEGNDSLFGGTGDDLLFGEDGDDLILGDEGADLLSGDLGNDLMSGGQGEDELLGSAGQDVLIGGGQIDRLTGGAGEDLLVGTEITHNHSALSNLHAIWGSTASFARRINDIQDSETLALQMNVSVVDDHVVDQVFGGTESDWILLPGIHATYDPFGSSIPHDSPNHDHSSHSHTHDGGHSHGGTIIDHPPVVEGFALIDSLDNLGDLNDEDVLHTVIPHASEPSKRLEHLALFELVRYDQVTHTVAESGDWSDPSTWKDEQMPGDGARILVPVGIELNVDRAISAEVTTIRVDGTLSFSADGNSELRADTIVVSEMGRFQMGTAAEPVQEHVTAKLVFTDNGTIDRNWDPFGISRGLITHGAVEIHGAERTAHVRATGALTAGATSITLQSVPVGWKAGDQIVIAGSVNEESQSEQRTILLIVGNTVFVEPLDYDHALPTTTGGVHVANLTRNIVLTSEAEAADRRGHTMFMHNRDVKVSYATFDKLGRTDKLVTVNDAVVDASWNLEAGTGTNNRARYAIHFHRNGVLADSPASQVHGSVVTDNVGWGYVNHSSYVDFTDNVAYDITGAGFTTEVGDEIGSFVGNIAINIDGTDERADSRRREQDFGHGGDGFWFQGSAIRVVDNVAADAHGSAFFYYSEGFGFPGDPAEFPAEGLEYPYIAGEADSIITDHVPVLEFRGNQGYSSSRGLTVRYHLRNATHDFQSVIQDSQFWNNETGVHLPYSQQVVLRNLHIAREVTEDYYGNGVSENIVTQGITYEDLHITGYYRGIDVARRGTSIVDGGYFEAIDAIVIGPSSRSGREVIVQGNPEFGEIAPEILGQKEQTEVRLRFDTVPNHDSISYLFSSNSVTLNYGSFDNQKAYFGQQRPSSVPFPEALPHIPTQYVGLTNQQLSDQFGLRIAGEFAPENTTEMPMIGGLVGLPGA; encoded by the coding sequence ATGGCACTCTATTCAGCACGCTGGCAGCAGTTCTTAGATCACCTCTACCGCAATCGGTCGAAGAGGGACCATTGTCGCGGCACAGTCATAAACCGCGGACTCCGTATCGAATCTCTCGAAGAGCGTCGTCTGCTGAGTGTTAGCCAAGTCTATCTCAATTCGAACACGTCGAAGCTGACTTTCGTTGGCTCGGATGTCGCCGATACAGCGGTTGTTTCTGAATCGATTCCAGGAATCATCGATGTAAGCTTCCACCACGATGGGCAGCTTTCGGAAGTAAGCTTCGATACGACATCGGTTAGCTCGATTGTTTTTTACGGCAACGGTGGCGACGACTCGTTCACTAATCTCACTAGCCTAAACGTGCTCGCATTTGGCAATGCCGGAAACGATTATTTGCAGAGCAGCACAGGAGTTGACGTCCTCAACGGAGACGAAGGGGACGACATTTTGCTAGGGGGCGGAGGAGATGATGTGCTTCGTGGCGGTGTGGGCAACGACATTCTTTTTGGTGAAGCGGGAGATGACTTCCTCTCGGGGAACGTCGGAGACGATTGGATCTCTGGCCAAGCGGGGAACGATCGCATCTACGGACATGCAGGCAACGATCGACTGGAGGGAGGCGACGGGGACGACGCGCTCTGGGGAGATACGGGGCATGACATCATCGAAGGTCACGCAGGGAACGACCAACTTGACGGTGCTCAAGGAGCAGACATTTTAATTGGTGACGCAGGAAACGATGTTCTCAACGGCGGTACGGAAGACGATTACCTGATTGGCGGTTCGGGAGAAGACTTGCTAGGGGGCGGGTCGGGGAATGACCAGCTAGAGGGCGGGGAGGGAGACGATCTCCTGAATGGACATGACGGTAACGATCGTCTTGTTGGAGGTGAAAACAACGATAGGCTCAACGGTGGCAATGGAGACGACGAATTGTCAGGAGGCACAGGTGATGACAGACTCTACGGTGATCAGGACGACGATCGTCTAACTGGAGAAGATGGTAATGACTATCTTCAAGGGGGCTTAGGGGATGACCATCTCATAGGAGGTGAGGGAGCTGATAACGCCTACGGCAACGATGGAAACGACATCCTCGAAGGCGGTTCTGGGAATGATACCTTAGAGGGAGGGGACGGCTCGGACCAAATTCACGGGGGACTCGGGGACGACCTTTTGCGGGGCTCTGCCGGCAATGACCTTTTGTTGGCAGACGCAGGAGCGGACCGACTCTACGGAGATGAGGATTCGGACATTCTGCTTGGCGCGGCAGGAGATGACTACATCAACGGCGGTACTGGTAGCGACTATCTCAGCGGGGGAACCGGTAGCGACTTTCTTCTTGGCGGCCAGGGAGATGATTCCCTTTATGGTGGGGCCGACGTCGACAGCCTGTTCGGTGGCTTTGGTAACGATACGCTGGCAGGCGGAGATCATGACGATAATCTACGCGGCGAAGAGGGTGCAGACACTTTGCTGGGTAATGAGGGCAACGATCAGCTGTATGGTGAAGATGGTGCTGATCGATTATTTGGCGGAACTGGAGACGACTACTTGAGTGGCGGCGACCAGGACGACGAGTTGGATGGTGGTTTAGGAGATGATTTCCTAACTGCTGGAGTGGGGAACGACAACTTAAATGGTCAAGACGGATCGGATGTTCTGTATGGGGCAGAAGGAAACGATGCTCTTCACGGGGGACCAGGTGATGACAAAATCTATGGCGAACATGGTGATGACTTGTTGATCGGAGATGACGGCAATGATCAGCTACGTGGAGAAGACGGTGCCGATCAATTGTTTGGCGGAACAGGTGACGACTACTTGAATGGAGGAAATCAAGATGACCAGTTGGATGGTGGATCGGGAAATGATTTCCTAACTGCTGGAGTGGGAAACGACAGTCTCTCGGGGCAGGAAGGAAATGATGCGCTCTACGGCTCTGAAGGAAACGACTCACTGTTTGGCGGGACTGGTGATGACCTACTCTTTGGCGAAGATGGCGACGACTTAATTCTTGGAGACGAGGGGGCCGACCTACTCAGTGGTGACCTGGGCAACGACCTAATGTCAGGCGGGCAAGGAGAAGACGAGTTACTAGGGAGCGCGGGTCAGGATGTCTTGATCGGCGGAGGCCAGATCGATCGATTAACCGGCGGGGCAGGCGAAGACCTGCTAGTTGGGACGGAAATAACGCACAATCACTCCGCTTTAAGTAATCTCCATGCGATCTGGGGCAGTACTGCCTCGTTCGCCCGCCGGATCAACGATATCCAGGATTCCGAAACACTGGCGTTGCAAATGAACGTTTCAGTGGTCGACGATCACGTCGTGGATCAAGTTTTCGGCGGCACAGAAAGCGACTGGATTCTTCTTCCGGGAATCCATGCTACCTACGATCCGTTCGGATCTTCGATTCCACATGACTCGCCTAATCACGATCACTCAAGTCATAGCCATACTCATGACGGCGGTCACAGCCACGGCGGTACGATCATCGACCATCCGCCGGTGGTCGAGGGATTCGCCCTCATCGATTCTCTCGACAACTTGGGAGATCTTAATGACGAGGACGTCCTGCATACAGTGATCCCACATGCCTCCGAGCCAAGCAAGCGACTTGAGCATCTCGCGCTCTTCGAACTCGTTCGGTATGACCAAGTCACCCATACCGTCGCTGAAAGTGGCGATTGGTCGGATCCAAGCACCTGGAAAGATGAGCAGATGCCGGGTGACGGCGCGCGTATTTTGGTTCCCGTTGGCATAGAACTCAATGTCGATCGGGCGATCTCTGCAGAGGTAACGACGATACGTGTTGATGGAACCCTGAGTTTCTCAGCGGATGGGAATAGCGAACTCCGCGCCGATACGATTGTCGTTTCAGAAATGGGGCGCTTCCAGATGGGAACTGCCGCTGAGCCTGTGCAGGAGCACGTGACAGCAAAGCTTGTGTTTACTGATAACGGTACAATCGATCGCAATTGGGATCCTTTCGGCATAAGTCGGGGCTTGATCACTCACGGTGCCGTTGAAATTCACGGCGCGGAAAGAACAGCACACGTTCGAGCAACTGGGGCACTCACGGCTGGAGCGACTTCGATAACGCTGCAAAGTGTGCCCGTCGGTTGGAAAGCTGGAGACCAGATCGTCATCGCAGGAAGTGTCAATGAAGAGTCGCAGAGCGAGCAACGGACCATCCTCTTGATCGTTGGCAATACGGTCTTTGTGGAACCTCTCGACTATGACCATGCCTTGCCGACCACCACTGGCGGCGTGCATGTGGCGAACCTTACTCGCAACATCGTATTGACATCGGAAGCAGAGGCTGCGGACCGCCGTGGCCATACGATGTTCATGCACAATCGTGATGTGAAAGTCAGCTACGCAACGTTTGACAAGCTCGGTCGAACGGACAAACTCGTCACAGTGAACGATGCGGTCGTTGACGCGAGTTGGAACCTGGAAGCTGGGACTGGCACCAATAATCGTGCCCGTTATGCGATACATTTCCACCGAAACGGGGTGCTGGCTGATTCGCCTGCCAGTCAGGTCCACGGAAGTGTCGTGACAGACAACGTCGGCTGGGGCTACGTCAATCACAGTAGCTACGTCGATTTCACTGACAACGTCGCTTATGACATCACCGGAGCCGGATTCACAACTGAAGTTGGCGATGAGATTGGCAGCTTTGTTGGAAACATCGCGATTAATATTGATGGAACGGATGAACGAGCCGACTCAAGAAGAAGAGAGCAAGACTTTGGACACGGTGGCGATGGTTTCTGGTTCCAAGGGTCAGCGATACGTGTCGTTGATAACGTCGCGGCCGATGCCCACGGAAGTGCCTTTTTCTACTATTCGGAAGGATTCGGTTTCCCGGGTGACCCGGCTGAATTTCCGGCCGAGGGGCTCGAATATCCCTACATCGCGGGAGAGGCCGACTCGATCATTACCGATCATGTACCCGTGCTTGAGTTCCGGGGCAACCAAGGCTACTCATCTTCCCGAGGCCTGACGGTTCGCTACCACTTGCGTAACGCGACTCATGACTTCCAGAGCGTCATCCAAGATTCTCAATTCTGGAACAATGAGACGGGAGTGCATCTTCCTTACTCGCAACAGGTCGTGTTGAGGAATCTCCACATTGCAAGAGAAGTGACGGAAGATTACTACGGCAACGGGGTGAGCGAGAACATCGTTACCCAGGGAATCACCTATGAAGATCTCCACATCACCGGTTACTACCGAGGAATTGATGTGGCTCGACGTGGAACTTCCATCGTCGACGGGGGCTATTTTGAGGCGATCGATGCGATCGTAATCGGCCCAAGTAGCAGATCCGGTCGAGAAGTGATTGTGCAAGGTAATCCGGAATTCGGTGAGATTGCTCCGGAAATCCTGGGGCAAAAAGAACAAACCGAGGTTCGTTTGAGGTTCGATACTGTTCCGAATCATGACTCAATCTCATACTTGTTCTCAAGCAATAGCGTGACGCTAAACTACGGATCCTTCGACAACCAAAAGGCTTACTTCGGCCAGCAACGTCCGAGTTCGGTTCCTTTCCCAGAGGCACTCCCACATATACCGACTCAGTATGTAGGGCTAACAAATCAGCAGCTGAGCGATCAGTTTGGTCTTCGCATCGCCGGAGAGTTTGCTCCTGAGAATACGACTGAAATGCCAATGATTGGTGGGTTGGTTGGACTGCCCGGAGCTTAA
- a CDS encoding radical SAM/SPASM domain-containing protein, with translation MYLRYAKRLLTETDKRLLWKLGWNFAFKGARAIQKHKQRLKRGEFFPPFLYISIINSCNLRCQGCWVDVAAKQERIEIDALSKVITEANEQGNYFFGIVGGEPFMHPDILKIFRQHPKCYFQVFTNGHFITDDVAAELRKCGNVTPLISVEGTEIVSDERRGGAEVLNKTMQGIHNCVKHNIVTGVCTSVCKTNLDDLVNEAWVDRLIELGVLYMWYHTYRPMGPEPNEALALSPEEQLRIRKFVVEMRVKKPIAIVDAYYDGEGQALCPAATGFTHHISPWGAIEPCPIVQFAKESIYDSQPLAETFNNSQYLKDFRELAASQTRGCIVLERPDLLHQLNVLHEAEDTTIRKTAAAELLAMSPRPSQHNKIKAVPEKSWAYRFAKRHFFNDFGAYDSPQNPLEAAAVSQKNSTATE, from the coding sequence ATGTATCTCCGCTACGCCAAACGCCTGCTCACTGAAACCGATAAGCGGCTGCTCTGGAAGCTGGGTTGGAACTTTGCCTTCAAGGGCGCGCGCGCGATCCAGAAACATAAGCAGCGTTTGAAGCGGGGAGAGTTCTTTCCACCTTTTCTTTATATCTCAATCATCAATAGTTGCAATTTGCGCTGCCAAGGGTGCTGGGTGGATGTGGCTGCCAAACAGGAACGCATTGAGATCGATGCGCTCTCGAAAGTTATCACTGAAGCGAACGAACAAGGGAACTACTTCTTCGGCATCGTCGGTGGCGAACCGTTTATGCATCCCGACATTTTGAAAATCTTCCGCCAGCATCCGAAGTGCTACTTCCAAGTGTTCACAAACGGGCACTTCATCACCGACGACGTAGCCGCTGAACTTCGCAAGTGCGGCAACGTCACGCCGCTCATCTCGGTCGAAGGAACAGAAATTGTCAGCGATGAGCGCCGCGGCGGAGCGGAAGTGCTCAACAAGACGATGCAGGGCATTCACAACTGCGTGAAGCATAACATCGTGACTGGCGTCTGCACGAGCGTCTGCAAAACGAACCTAGATGACCTGGTAAACGAAGCATGGGTAGACCGCCTGATTGAACTGGGAGTTCTCTACATGTGGTACCACACCTACCGCCCGATGGGTCCCGAGCCAAACGAAGCCTTAGCCCTTTCGCCGGAAGAGCAACTTCGCATCCGTAAGTTCGTCGTCGAGATGCGTGTGAAAAAACCGATTGCGATTGTCGACGCTTACTACGATGGCGAGGGACAAGCACTTTGCCCGGCTGCCACGGGTTTCACCCATCACATCTCGCCTTGGGGAGCGATCGAGCCTTGCCCCATTGTGCAATTCGCTAAGGAAAGCATTTACGATTCGCAACCGCTCGCGGAGACGTTCAACAATTCACAGTACTTGAAGGACTTTCGCGAATTAGCGGCCAGCCAGACCCGTGGCTGCATCGTGCTGGAAAGGCCCGATCTTCTGCACCAATTAAACGTGTTGCACGAAGCCGAGGACACGACCATTCGCAAGACGGCCGCGGCAGAATTGCTAGCGATGTCACCGCGTCCCTCGCAACACAATAAGATAAAGGCCGTGCCCGAGAAAAGCTGGGCGTACCGCTTCGCCAAGAGGCACTTTTTCAATGATTTCGGAGCCTACGATTCCCCACAGAATCCGCTGGAAGCTGCGGCAGTTTCCCAGAAAAACTCCACGGCAACAGAATAA
- a CDS encoding prenyltransferase/squalene oxidase repeat-containing protein — MSSTTVGFSAASSDAQRIDAALQTARQTLLAARNSRGVFEGRLSSSPLATATAVSALALAEQHVDDDQRLEGKTDQGWLTGVMMRNELSELLTQSLSYLAKHQNEDGGWGDTDEGPSNISATMLVEAAFQLTGVPAKYSDLMERAEQYIKKQGGIRGLRERYGRDKTFAVPILTNCALAGLIPWKKVPQLPFEFAALPQSWYHKLGLPVVSYAIPALVAIGQARHHHRPSWNPLARWIRNRTKQKTLEVLEKMQPRSGGFLEATPLTSFVVMSLASIGQADSEVVRMGVEFLLSSIRSDGSWPIDTNLATWNTSQAISALGWEFDTNVDDGDLYHDSHDAAPSDAELATLDWLFDCQLKERHPYTGAAPGGWAWTDLSGGVPDADDTSAALLALAAFHQKHPEVRRAEIQKAASAGVDWLLDLQNTDGGMPTFCRGWGKLPFDRSSTDITAHAVRAFVSWQPLLQTSVRIERVEAALKSATAFLINQQQEDGRWNPLWFGNQLQPDESNPVYGTSKALIALESLKLDACGFAGEGVDLKAAYLKGVNWLAKVQHACGGWGVADVEQKRVTKSHPKEDGQAVCSVEETALAVEALLPWAEQDAKIAQSVQQGVQWLCDAVESGRHTEPATIGFYFAKLWYHEELYPQIFATQALRRARQLLDKAATSALVAAV, encoded by the coding sequence ATGAGTTCTACCACGGTTGGCTTCTCCGCCGCATCCTCCGATGCTCAGCGGATTGACGCCGCCCTTCAAACGGCCAGACAAACGCTGCTGGCTGCTCGCAATTCACGCGGTGTGTTCGAAGGCCGCCTCTCGAGTTCACCGTTGGCTACGGCAACGGCTGTCAGTGCGCTTGCGCTCGCAGAACAGCACGTAGATGACGACCAGCGCCTGGAAGGGAAGACCGATCAGGGCTGGCTAACTGGCGTGATGATGCGGAACGAGTTGAGCGAACTACTCACGCAAAGTCTTAGTTATCTGGCGAAGCACCAGAACGAGGATGGTGGCTGGGGCGATACGGACGAGGGACCCTCGAATATTTCCGCCACGATGCTTGTCGAGGCAGCGTTCCAGTTGACTGGTGTTCCTGCGAAATATTCGGACTTAATGGAACGGGCCGAACAGTACATCAAGAAGCAGGGAGGCATTCGTGGCTTGCGCGAGCGTTACGGTCGCGATAAGACGTTTGCCGTGCCGATCCTTACCAACTGTGCGTTAGCCGGACTGATTCCCTGGAAGAAAGTCCCGCAATTGCCCTTCGAGTTTGCCGCTCTGCCCCAAAGCTGGTACCACAAACTCGGCTTGCCGGTGGTGAGCTATGCGATTCCTGCCTTGGTAGCAATTGGCCAAGCCCGGCATCATCACCGACCTTCATGGAATCCTCTTGCTCGATGGATACGTAACCGCACGAAGCAGAAAACGCTGGAAGTCTTAGAGAAAATGCAGCCTCGTAGCGGCGGCTTCTTGGAGGCGACCCCATTGACTAGCTTCGTGGTGATGAGTCTCGCCAGCATTGGGCAGGCAGATTCCGAAGTGGTCCGGATGGGAGTCGAGTTTCTGCTCTCTTCGATCCGCAGCGATGGCAGTTGGCCGATCGATACCAATCTGGCCACATGGAACACGTCCCAAGCGATTAGTGCGCTCGGCTGGGAGTTCGACACCAATGTCGACGACGGCGATCTTTACCACGACTCTCACGACGCGGCTCCCAGCGACGCGGAGTTGGCCACGCTCGATTGGTTGTTCGATTGCCAACTGAAAGAGAGGCATCCCTACACGGGCGCAGCCCCCGGCGGCTGGGCCTGGACAGATTTGTCTGGCGGTGTGCCCGATGCGGATGACACTTCGGCTGCCTTGTTGGCATTGGCGGCCTTTCATCAGAAGCACCCCGAAGTTCGTCGGGCAGAGATACAAAAAGCAGCGTCCGCGGGCGTCGACTGGTTACTTGACCTGCAGAATACCGACGGCGGGATGCCTACCTTCTGCCGCGGTTGGGGTAAGTTGCCTTTCGACCGTAGCAGCACGGATATTACTGCTCACGCGGTTCGAGCTTTCGTTAGCTGGCAACCGTTGCTTCAAACCAGCGTTAGGATTGAGCGAGTCGAGGCTGCTTTGAAGTCGGCAACGGCTTTTCTGATCAATCAGCAGCAGGAAGACGGTCGTTGGAACCCTTTGTGGTTTGGCAACCAACTGCAGCCCGACGAATCGAACCCCGTCTACGGCACCTCTAAAGCACTCATAGCCCTAGAATCGCTCAAGCTCGACGCTTGCGGTTTCGCCGGCGAGGGCGTGGACTTGAAGGCGGCATACCTCAAAGGCGTCAATTGGCTTGCGAAGGTCCAGCACGCCTGTGGCGGATGGGGCGTAGCGGATGTCGAGCAGAAGCGTGTTACCAAGTCGCACCCTAAGGAAGATGGCCAAGCAGTTTGTAGCGTCGAGGAAACCGCTTTAGCAGTCGAGGCTTTGCTGCCTTGGGCTGAGCAGGACGCGAAAATCGCTCAGAGTGTGCAGCAGGGCGTCCAGTGGCTGTGCGATGCAGTGGAGTCAGGACGGCACACGGAACCTGCGACCATCGGTTTCTATTTCGCCAAGCTTTGGTACCATGAAGAGTTGTACCCGCAGATATTCGCAACGCAAGCACTACGTCGAGCTCGGCAGTTGTTGGACAAGGCAGCAACATCCGCATTAGTTGCCGCTGTCTAG
- a CDS encoding polyprenyl synthetase family protein gives MSTETVPSDASSAVDAAPRKKRRRTSHLKDVPPTLELREQLREVCQQTAAKLEKSTPLTKDEMEQIARELLKDQGQPEGYLGWTMVMLSSEFWRDQVAAVPPSRRLFLLPHCLKHAEGCPADYDEFGLACKTCGACSIADFRTQAEDLGYKVLVAEGSPIVMKIIVSGYVDAIVGVACLNVLEKAIDKVLLAGIPCMAVPLLSSDCRNTSVDEPWVTELIGLQKESSTAQTNTYLHLLRAASGMFEQDALKTLVPRVRSGPSLAEMNGEGVGGLDPVAATEAIAQDFLARGGKYARPFITLAAYDALTGGRATTAEGAEAVAEIPKFVKSVALSIETFHKASLVHDDIQDNDAHRYGEPTLHRQYGDATAINVGDYLIGLGYRLVSREAADLGGEKCADLLDRLADAHLRLSEGQGAELLWRDNSKKQLTPLDALKIYALKTAPAFEAALLCGVRCAQPLDNLEQPLKQLAKHLGVAFQILNDLKDWRGDDDNKLAAGLDALGGRPTLLWALACETLSPEKQTELTRYAEDASLEERTRVQEIRRLYSEAGVFEKANQLVDKYQVRAEQLADEIEPEPLRRLLYYLIDTVLERPADPEPTIVQPTMIVS, from the coding sequence GTGTCGACTGAAACTGTGCCATCGGATGCGTCATCGGCAGTCGACGCTGCACCACGCAAGAAGCGTCGTCGCACGAGCCATCTCAAAGACGTTCCACCTACGCTAGAACTTCGCGAGCAGCTCCGCGAGGTCTGCCAGCAGACGGCTGCGAAGCTCGAGAAGAGTACGCCGCTCACCAAAGATGAGATGGAGCAGATTGCCCGCGAGCTGCTCAAGGATCAAGGTCAGCCCGAAGGCTATCTTGGTTGGACGATGGTGATGCTCTCTAGCGAATTCTGGCGGGACCAAGTCGCCGCAGTGCCGCCGTCTCGTCGTCTGTTTCTCCTTCCGCACTGCCTCAAGCATGCTGAAGGTTGCCCCGCGGATTACGACGAGTTTGGTCTCGCTTGCAAAACGTGTGGCGCGTGTAGCATTGCAGACTTTCGTACTCAGGCTGAAGATTTGGGCTACAAAGTTCTGGTGGCCGAAGGTTCGCCGATCGTAATGAAGATCATCGTCAGCGGTTATGTTGATGCGATTGTTGGTGTCGCCTGTTTGAATGTGCTTGAGAAAGCGATCGATAAGGTATTGCTGGCCGGCATTCCCTGCATGGCAGTGCCGCTACTCTCCAGCGACTGCCGAAACACGTCGGTTGATGAGCCATGGGTGACCGAACTAATTGGACTTCAGAAAGAATCTTCAACGGCACAGACGAACACTTACTTGCACTTGTTGCGCGCTGCGAGCGGAATGTTCGAGCAGGACGCATTGAAGACGCTCGTGCCACGAGTTCGTAGTGGACCCTCATTGGCAGAGATGAACGGCGAGGGCGTCGGAGGGCTCGATCCGGTGGCAGCGACTGAGGCCATTGCGCAAGACTTTCTCGCCCGTGGTGGCAAGTATGCTCGGCCCTTTATCACTCTAGCCGCCTACGATGCTTTGACCGGAGGTAGGGCGACAACCGCCGAGGGAGCTGAGGCGGTCGCGGAAATTCCCAAGTTCGTTAAGAGCGTCGCACTTTCAATCGAAACCTTCCACAAGGCTTCGCTTGTTCATGACGATATTCAGGACAACGACGCCCACCGCTACGGTGAACCAACACTGCACCGCCAATATGGCGACGCTACTGCGATCAACGTGGGCGATTATCTGATCGGGCTTGGCTACCGGCTTGTCAGTCGTGAAGCAGCGGACCTCGGTGGGGAGAAGTGTGCCGATCTGCTCGACCGACTAGCGGATGCACACCTCAGGCTAAGTGAAGGGCAAGGCGCCGAACTTCTGTGGCGTGACAATTCCAAGAAACAGCTCACACCGTTGGACGCCTTGAAGATCTATGCCTTAAAGACCGCCCCGGCGTTCGAAGCGGCATTGCTGTGCGGGGTTCGCTGTGCACAACCGCTGGACAATCTGGAACAACCACTCAAGCAGTTGGCAAAGCACTTGGGCGTGGCGTTCCAGATCTTGAACGACTTGAAGGATTGGCGTGGTGACGACGACAACAAATTGGCTGCCGGGTTGGACGCCCTAGGAGGGCGGCCAACTTTATTGTGGGCGTTGGCCTGCGAAACTCTGAGTCCAGAAAAACAAACCGAGCTGACGCGATACGCAGAAGACGCTTCACTTGAGGAGCGTACCCGAGTCCAGGAAATCCGCCGACTTTATTCCGAAGCCGGTGTTTTCGAGAAAGCCAACCAGCTTGTCGATAAGTATCAGGTTCGAGCCGAACAATTGGCTGACGAGATTGAGCCGGAACCATTACGGCGGTTGCTCTATTACTTGATCGACACGGTCTTGGAACGCCCCGCTGACCCGGAACCAACGATCGTCCAGCCTACGATGATTGTCTCGTAG